From Sediminibacterium sp. TEGAF015, a single genomic window includes:
- the ppk1 gene encoding polyphosphate kinase 1, protein MSKKHLIQRDISWLSFNARVLQEANDPTVPLKERIKFLGIFSNNTDEFFRVRVATLKRMIEFSEKRKKLNMYMEEDPQKILDQIQMTVLQQQNEFNRIWNGIQKELKKEKITILTEKELNKTQQAFVRKFFDEQVRSNIIPLMIESLPQLPYLRDKSIFLGVVMRKKNSAYQQKYALIEIPTKAVGRFILLPKLKDEQNIILLEDVIRFNLPVIFSYFGYDIFEAHVFKVTKDAEIDLDNDISTSFAEKIEKGIKNRRKGKPVRFVYDKEMDPGLLEFLIRKLNLNRKSNIIPGGRIHNFRHFMDFPDILADKSTRRASFIPQSLQTALRVTDVILKQDVLLHFPYHAFDPIIDLLREAAMDPDVISIKITAYRLASNSKIINALINAARNGKQVVVMLELKARFDEEANLEWKKILEEEGVKVLLGVPKTKIHAKLCVISKKSGTRSRQYGFVSTGNLNEKTANVYGDHCLLTSNRNVMNDINKIFRYLENWKDGSILLKSCKTLMVCPTNMRNELYKLIETEIKNAKMGRPASIILKVNSLSDASLIDKLYAAGAAGVKIEMIVRGIFCAEIDKKKFKQPVKAISIVDEYLEHSRVMIFHNGGNEKVYISSADWMVRNLNHRVEAAVPITAPVLKQEIIDIIHIQLKDNVKARILNSELANNYVPFTGKKKIRSQIETYHYLFRKNNVKSEASSN, encoded by the coding sequence ATGTCTAAGAAACATTTAATTCAAAGAGATATTAGTTGGCTGAGTTTTAATGCAAGAGTTTTACAGGAGGCCAATGATCCAACTGTTCCATTAAAAGAGAGAATCAAATTTCTAGGTATATTTTCTAATAATACCGATGAGTTTTTCAGGGTTCGGGTTGCTACTTTAAAACGCATGATTGAGTTTTCGGAAAAAAGAAAAAAACTCAATATGTATATGGAAGAAGATCCGCAGAAAATTTTGGATCAGATTCAAATGACAGTTCTCCAGCAACAAAACGAATTCAATAGAATTTGGAATGGCATTCAGAAAGAATTAAAAAAGGAAAAAATTACCATACTAACCGAGAAAGAACTGAATAAAACCCAGCAGGCTTTTGTCAGGAAATTCTTTGATGAACAGGTACGTTCAAATATCATTCCCTTAATGATTGAGAGTTTGCCTCAACTCCCCTATCTAAGAGACAAAAGTATTTTCCTTGGAGTTGTGATGCGCAAAAAAAATTCTGCTTATCAGCAAAAATACGCCTTGATTGAAATTCCAACCAAAGCAGTAGGACGTTTCATTCTCCTGCCCAAACTGAAAGATGAACAAAATATCATTTTGCTGGAAGATGTTATACGCTTCAATTTACCCGTAATTTTCTCCTACTTTGGTTATGATATTTTTGAAGCTCATGTGTTTAAAGTAACCAAAGATGCTGAGATAGATTTGGATAATGATATCAGTACCAGTTTTGCAGAGAAAATTGAAAAGGGAATTAAAAACAGAAGAAAGGGCAAACCCGTTCGATTTGTGTACGACAAAGAAATGGATCCGGGACTATTGGAATTTTTAATCAGAAAATTGAATCTGAACAGAAAGAGCAATATCATTCCGGGGGGAAGAATACATAATTTCAGACACTTCATGGATTTCCCTGATATTCTTGCAGATAAAAGTACGAGAAGGGCTTCTTTCATTCCACAATCTTTGCAAACGGCACTGAGAGTAACAGACGTGATTTTAAAACAGGATGTTTTACTTCATTTTCCCTATCATGCTTTTGACCCCATCATAGATTTATTGAGAGAAGCTGCTATGGATCCGGATGTGATATCCATTAAAATAACTGCCTACCGCCTTGCGTCTAATTCAAAAATCATAAATGCGCTGATTAATGCAGCACGAAATGGAAAACAAGTAGTGGTAATGCTTGAATTAAAAGCCAGATTTGATGAGGAAGCTAATCTGGAATGGAAAAAAATTCTTGAAGAAGAAGGCGTAAAAGTTCTGTTAGGTGTTCCTAAAACAAAGATTCATGCAAAGCTTTGTGTAATCAGCAAAAAAAGTGGCACTCGGTCCAGACAATATGGATTCGTAAGCACCGGGAACTTGAATGAAAAAACAGCGAATGTTTATGGTGATCATTGTTTACTAACATCCAACAGGAATGTGATGAACGATATCAATAAAATATTCCGCTATCTGGAAAACTGGAAAGATGGATCAATCTTACTGAAATCCTGTAAAACATTAATGGTATGTCCTACCAATATGCGCAATGAATTGTATAAATTGATTGAAACAGAAATCAAGAATGCAAAAATGGGCAGACCTGCCAGTATCATTTTAAAGGTAAATTCACTAAGCGATGCAAGCTTAATTGACAAATTATATGCTGCAGGCGCAGCCGGAGTTAAGATTGAAATGATTGTAAGGGGCATTTTCTGTGCAGAAATTGATAAGAAAAAATTCAAACAGCCGGTTAAAGCCATTAGCATAGTAGATGAATACCTTGAGCATTCAAGGGTCATGATATTTCACAATGGCGGAAATGAAAAAGTATATATATCAAGTGCAGATTGGATGGTTAGAAATCTAAATCACCGAGTAGAAGCTGCAGTACCCATTACCGCCCCGGTACTTAAGCAGGAAATCATTGATATTATCCACATTCAGTTAAAGGACAATGTCAAAGCCCGGATTCTGAACAGTGAATTAGCCAACAACTATGTACCTTTCACGGGTAAAAAGAAAATCAGGTCTCAAATTGAGACTTATCATTACCTGTTCAGAAAAAATAATGTAAAGAGTGAGGCTAGCAGCAATTGA
- the rfaE2 gene encoding D-glycero-beta-D-manno-heptose 1-phosphate adenylyltransferase, with the protein MRATQAIKDKIFTLNTLQKQIAAWKVAGKTIAFTNGCFDILHEGHIYSLNQAAAEADILIIGVNSDASVKRLKGPERPVNNEISRSIVLSNLAVVDAVVVFEEDTPLQLIKGIMPDVIVKGGDYTVEQIVGAKEVMENGGRVVINELVEGFSTTGIIAHIKKSYS; encoded by the coding sequence ATGAGAGCAACACAGGCAATTAAGGATAAAATCTTCACACTTAATACGCTGCAAAAACAAATTGCGGCCTGGAAAGTAGCAGGTAAAACCATTGCTTTTACCAATGGCTGCTTCGACATTTTACACGAAGGACATATTTATTCATTAAATCAGGCTGCAGCCGAAGCTGATATATTAATTATAGGCGTTAACAGTGATGCCAGTGTAAAGAGACTTAAAGGCCCGGAACGTCCTGTAAACAATGAAATCAGCAGAAGTATCGTATTGAGCAATCTAGCTGTTGTTGACGCAGTTGTGGTTTTTGAAGAAGACACACCATTACAGCTTATAAAAGGCATTATGCCAGATGTAATTGTAAAAGGTGGCGATTATACGGTTGAACAGATTGTAGGCGCGAAGGAAGTAATGGAGAACGGAGGAAGAGTTGTCATCAATGAATTAGTAGAAGGCTTTTCAACTACCGGCATAATTGCACATATTAAAAAATCATATTCCTGA
- a CDS encoding lysylphosphatidylglycerol synthase transmembrane domain-containing protein, translated as MLKKGIAVIQYAIFLGIGLFLVWWSLQQIPPEKWEDFKKSLQNANYWLFIPVFLILTASHFIRALRWKILMKPMGYKPRSGNVFFAVMVGYLANLAVPRLGEVLKCTVLAKYEKVPANKLIGTILVERAFDVIALGLVFIIALISQFDVVGDYAAQLMAPLMSKTTDSESLFKWAIVLGIVGIIFWGSWFILKKIPHHPIIQVFQKILSGIWEGLSSIKQLEHKGTFIVYSALIWLLYIVGTWIGLMATEGTSHLSFTVAISALAFGSIGMIITPGGIGAYAYFIAKVLEKNQIGFEIGFANGTLQWFAQFIIVLIVGFLSLGLLPWFNKKNNHHESNTGN; from the coding sequence ATGCTAAAAAAGGGGATTGCAGTCATTCAATATGCCATTTTTCTGGGTATTGGTTTATTCCTGGTCTGGTGGAGCTTGCAGCAAATACCGCCTGAAAAATGGGAAGATTTCAAAAAATCCCTACAAAATGCCAATTACTGGCTATTTATTCCTGTTTTTCTGATTTTAACGGCCAGCCATTTTATCAGGGCGCTGCGCTGGAAAATTCTAATGAAGCCAATGGGCTATAAACCCCGGTCCGGAAATGTATTTTTTGCAGTTATGGTAGGATACCTTGCCAATCTTGCTGTGCCCAGATTAGGAGAAGTACTAAAATGTACCGTTCTGGCCAAATACGAAAAAGTGCCGGCTAACAAATTGATTGGAACCATTTTAGTAGAACGTGCTTTTGATGTAATAGCCCTTGGATTGGTTTTTATTATTGCTTTAATCAGTCAGTTTGACGTAGTAGGCGATTATGCGGCGCAATTAATGGCGCCTTTAATGAGTAAGACAACAGACAGTGAAAGTCTTTTTAAATGGGCAATTGTTTTGGGAATAGTAGGAATTATTTTCTGGGGTTCTTGGTTTATCCTAAAGAAAATACCGCATCATCCCATAATACAAGTTTTTCAAAAAATTTTATCTGGAATCTGGGAGGGATTAAGCAGTATAAAACAACTGGAGCATAAAGGTACTTTTATTGTTTACAGTGCGCTAATCTGGTTGTTATACATTGTGGGAACCTGGATAGGACTAATGGCGACCGAAGGTACCAGTCATCTGAGTTTTACAGTGGCTATTTCTGCTTTGGCATTTGGAAGCATTGGCATGATAATTACCCCTGGGGGTATTGGGGCATATGCATATTTTATTGCCAAAGTGCTGGAAAAAAATCAAATTGGATTCGAAATTGGTTTTGCCAACGGAACACTGCAATGGTTTGCACAATTTATCATTGTGTTAATTGTCGGATTCTTGAGCCTGGGTTTATTACCCTGGTTCAATAAAAAAAACAATCATCATGAGAGCAACACAGGCAATTAA
- a CDS encoding glycogen/starch synthase, translating to MSTKKRILFIATEMSPYLELTEFAEVINKLAIKSNDSGLEVRCIMPRFGVINERRHRLHEVVRLSGINVTVDNDDHPLQIKVASLPNARLQVYFLENEDFFKRKQIFHDDEENWFDDNDLRTVFFCKGALETVKKFGWPPDIIHCSGWMSGLIPAYLKTAYKKEPVFGNSKVVFTIGQNTFEESLGPEFLKRAVINVNVKDKDLDVFKDSNNTALFKGGAHFADAISFGSDVVDKKLVDEFSKVKGKKVIPFKGWDSDLTEYLELYNDLAGK from the coding sequence ATGTCTACAAAGAAAAGGATATTATTCATTGCTACTGAAATGTCTCCGTATCTGGAATTAACGGAGTTTGCAGAAGTTATTAATAAACTGGCAATCAAAAGCAATGACAGTGGTCTGGAAGTACGTTGTATCATGCCCCGATTCGGAGTGATCAATGAGCGAAGACACCGATTACATGAAGTTGTGAGATTATCAGGAATTAATGTAACGGTTGATAACGACGATCATCCTTTGCAAATTAAAGTAGCTTCTTTGCCTAATGCACGTTTACAAGTTTATTTCTTAGAAAATGAAGACTTCTTTAAACGTAAGCAGATTTTTCATGACGATGAGGAAAACTGGTTTGACGACAATGATTTAAGAACTGTATTCTTCTGTAAAGGAGCCCTTGAAACAGTTAAGAAATTCGGATGGCCTCCAGACATTATTCATTGTAGCGGATGGATGAGTGGTTTGATACCTGCTTATTTGAAAACAGCATACAAAAAAGAACCTGTTTTTGGTAATAGCAAAGTGGTATTCACCATTGGTCAAAATACCTTTGAAGAAAGCCTTGGACCAGAATTCCTGAAGCGTGCCGTGATTAATGTTAATGTGAAGGATAAAGACCTGGATGTATTTAAAGATAGCAATAACACCGCCCTTTTTAAAGGAGGTGCACATTTTGCTGATGCCATTTCTTTCGGTTCCGATGTAGTGGATAAAAAATTGGTTGATGAGTTTTCCAAAGTAAAAGGCAAAAAGGTAATTCCATTTAAAGGATGGGATTCTGATTTAACAGAGTATTTAGAATTGTACAACGACCTTGCGGGTAAGTAA
- a CDS encoding DUF4270 domain-containing protein, giving the protein MLANFKLHFARIFFFVFLIFSAACTRITTTELGAGLIPVVDGVNTFDTIMELQTDTFNESDTTRIYNANNMVIGAISNDPIFGTTQAELNFELKPSFYPFRVAGTKDSLVVDSAVLILSYKGYYGDSTQPLNVSVHEISQTTPLDPFYNYPVNFPNVKPVRTIGSLSNTIPIDIRTLGDSVKNRFENTNNQIRIPLRMDVARRFLKDYDSTNAYKSDSAFQTYFRGFSVKVQSSNPANALLYVNLLDTNTKLALYYNTSTTGATVRDTSVIYFKFNSAFGGYANFVTRNTTGAEINNRITTTSRPDSIVYIQSAPGTYVRIRVPGLQNLSNRIIHRAELIAEQIPDDNNLLTLDRYFQAPRLLLLSAFDSVKNQKRNIPNDYIVGSSGPNTVDFGGFRTFKTVNGYDRVAAYNFVISRYVQGIVTRKDTSFTMRLSAPSNDSLNYFPPFPNNFVSQMYYLSPTQSNELANGRVRLGGGTHSRFRMRLRIVYSRI; this is encoded by the coding sequence ATGTTAGCTAATTTTAAACTGCATTTTGCACGAATTTTCTTCTTCGTTTTTTTGATATTTTCAGCAGCATGTACCCGAATTACCACAACTGAACTTGGGGCAGGTTTAATTCCTGTTGTAGATGGGGTAAATACCTTTGATACAATCATGGAGTTACAGACTGATACTTTCAATGAGTCTGATACAACCCGAATTTACAATGCAAACAATATGGTCATTGGGGCTATCAGTAACGACCCCATTTTTGGTACAACACAGGCTGAATTGAATTTTGAACTTAAACCTTCTTTTTATCCCTTTAGGGTTGCAGGAACAAAGGATAGTTTGGTCGTAGATTCTGCTGTACTCATTTTAAGTTACAAAGGATACTATGGGGATTCTACTCAACCTTTAAATGTATCTGTGCATGAAATAAGCCAGACAACCCCTTTGGATCCGTTTTATAATTATCCGGTTAATTTCCCTAACGTAAAACCAGTTAGAACGATTGGATCACTTTCTAATACTATTCCGATTGACATAAGAACTTTAGGGGATTCAGTTAAAAACAGATTTGAAAATACAAATAACCAGATTCGTATACCATTGCGTATGGATGTGGCCCGTAGATTCTTAAAGGATTATGATTCTACTAATGCCTACAAGAGCGATAGTGCGTTTCAAACTTATTTTAGAGGGTTTTCTGTAAAAGTTCAATCTTCCAATCCAGCGAATGCGCTGCTCTATGTGAATTTGCTGGATACCAATACCAAGCTGGCGTTATATTACAATACCAGTACTACTGGTGCAACAGTGAGAGACACTTCTGTAATTTATTTTAAATTCAATTCTGCCTTTGGAGGATATGCTAATTTTGTAACACGAAATACAACTGGGGCTGAAATCAATAATCGTATTACTACAACATCAAGACCTGATTCTATAGTTTATATACAAAGTGCTCCAGGCACTTATGTACGTATTCGCGTTCCTGGATTACAAAATTTAAGTAATCGCATTATTCACCGTGCAGAATTAATTGCGGAACAAATACCGGACGATAATAATCTGCTAACGCTTGATCGTTATTTTCAGGCGCCAAGACTTTTATTGTTGAGTGCGTTTGACTCAGTAAAAAATCAAAAAAGAAACATTCCTAACGACTATATCGTGGGGTCATCGGGTCCCAATACGGTTGATTTTGGCGGATTCAGAACTTTCAAAACCGTGAATGGATACGACCGTGTTGCGGCTTATAATTTTGTTATCAGCCGTTATGTACAGGGTATTGTAACCCGCAAGGACACTTCATTCACAATGAGACTTTCGGCTCCTTCTAATGATTCATTGAACTATTTCCCTCCATTCCCGAATAATTTTGTTTCTCAGATGTATTATTTAAGTCCAACACAAAGTAATGAACTGGCCAATGGCCGTGTTCGTTTAGGTGGTGGAACACATAGTAGATTTAGAATGCGCCTGAGAATTGTGTATTCACGTATTTAA
- the metK gene encoding methionine adenosyltransferase, with the protein MPYLFTSESVSEGHPDKVADQISDALIDNFLAFDPQSKVACETLVTTGQVVLAGEVKSKAYLDVQEIARGVIRKIGYTKSEYMFEANSCGILSAIHEQSADINQGVDKKKKEEQGAGDQGMMFGYASNETEDYMPLALDLAHKILIELAALRRENKAIKYLRPDAKSQVTLEYDDNNQPVRIDAIVVSTQHDDFDTEAKMLAKIKKDIIEILIPRVKAKYKKYAKLFNKDIKYHINPTGKFVIGGPHGDTGLTGRKIIVDTYGGKGAHGGGAFSGKDPSKVDRSAAYATRHIAKNLVAAGVADEILVQVSYAIGVAQPTSINVNTFGTAKVALNDGQIAKIVEGLFDMRPYFIEQRLKLRNPIYSETAAYGHMGRKAEVVTKTFRTPDGKEKKVKVELFTWEKLDYVAKVKKAFGLK; encoded by the coding sequence ATGCCTTATTTATTTACTTCTGAGAGTGTATCTGAAGGACATCCGGACAAGGTAGCGGACCAGATATCCGATGCGTTGATTGATAACTTTTTAGCGTTTGATCCACAGAGTAAAGTGGCTTGTGAGACTTTGGTAACGACTGGTCAAGTAGTATTGGCTGGTGAAGTGAAGTCCAAAGCGTATTTGGATGTACAGGAGATTGCGCGTGGTGTAATTCGCAAGATTGGCTACACCAAGAGTGAATATATGTTTGAAGCGAACAGCTGTGGTATTTTATCAGCGATTCACGAGCAAAGTGCCGACATTAACCAGGGGGTAGATAAGAAGAAGAAAGAAGAGCAGGGAGCAGGCGATCAGGGTATGATGTTTGGCTATGCGAGCAATGAGACCGAAGACTATATGCCTTTGGCCTTAGATTTAGCCCACAAGATATTGATTGAGTTGGCTGCGTTAAGAAGAGAGAACAAAGCCATCAAATACCTGAGACCTGATGCCAAGAGTCAGGTTACGTTGGAATACGACGATAACAATCAACCCGTAAGAATCGATGCGATTGTGGTATCTACCCAGCACGATGATTTTGATACGGAAGCGAAGATGTTGGCCAAAATCAAGAAGGATATCATCGAGATTTTGATTCCAAGAGTAAAAGCGAAGTACAAGAAATACGCGAAGCTATTCAACAAAGACATCAAGTACCATATTAACCCAACGGGTAAGTTTGTCATTGGTGGTCCTCACGGAGATACGGGTTTAACCGGCCGTAAGATCATCGTAGACACTTACGGTGGTAAGGGAGCCCACGGTGGTGGCGCATTCAGCGGTAAAGATCCAAGTAAGGTAGACCGTTCTGCGGCCTATGCTACGCGTCATATTGCGAAGAACTTAGTTGCTGCTGGAGTTGCGGACGAAATCTTAGTACAGGTTTCTTATGCCATTGGTGTAGCACAGCCAACCTCCATTAACGTGAACACATTTGGCACGGCCAAAGTAGCGTTGAACGATGGCCAGATTGCCAAGATTGTAGAGGGCTTATTCGATATGCGTCCTTACTTTATTGAGCAGCGCCTGAAGCTGAGAAACCCTATTTACAGTGAAACTGCAGCCTATGGTCATATGGGTCGTAAGGCGGAAGTGGTTACCAAAACTTTCAGAACCCCAGACGGTAAAGAGAAGAAAGTAAAAGTGGAACTATTTACCTGGGAAAAGCTAGATTATGTAGCCAAAGTAAAGAAGGCTTTTGGATTGAAATAA
- a CDS encoding NUDIX domain-containing protein → MEANPWKINAEKLVYNNPWISLTEFDVINPSGGKGIYGKVHFKNVAVGVLVLDQDLNTYLVGQFRFTLNAYSWEMPEGGCPVGSDTLESAKRELLEETGLVAKDWTVLFQMHLSNSVSDELAVIYLARDLQQFDAEPEETEQLQVKKIPFAEMLDMVETGQITDAMTVAAVYKVQLLLLQGKLN, encoded by the coding sequence ATGGAAGCTAATCCCTGGAAAATTAATGCTGAAAAGCTAGTTTACAATAATCCCTGGATATCTCTAACAGAATTCGATGTAATTAACCCTAGCGGCGGAAAGGGCATCTACGGAAAAGTTCATTTTAAAAACGTTGCAGTAGGTGTGTTGGTGCTAGATCAAGATTTGAATACTTATCTGGTAGGTCAGTTTCGATTTACATTAAATGCCTATTCGTGGGAAATGCCAGAAGGCGGGTGTCCGGTGGGATCAGATACGCTGGAAAGTGCCAAGCGTGAGTTACTGGAGGAAACTGGTCTTGTGGCCAAAGACTGGACAGTTTTATTCCAGATGCATTTATCCAATTCTGTTTCTGATGAACTGGCGGTTATTTATTTGGCTAGAGATCTGCAGCAGTTTGATGCGGAACCAGAGGAAACTGAGCAGTTGCAAGTTAAAAAGATTCCATTTGCCGAAATGCTTGATATGGTTGAAACAGGGCAAATTACCGACGCGATGACCGTAGCTGCTGTGTATAAAGTTCAGCTCTTATTGCTTCAGGGCAAATTGAATTAA
- the rlmB gene encoding 23S rRNA (guanosine(2251)-2'-O)-methyltransferase RlmB, with protein sequence MAIKKSSIIIGRQPLVEALQSGKAIDKILLQKNANGEVVQHIRALSREHNIPIQLVPVEKLNGLTKANHQGVIAFVALVQYLDLQQVIDHVVSNGDVPLFLMLDGVTDVRNIGAIARTAVCCGAQAIIIPDKGVGALNEEAMKSSAGALEKIHICRVNSLLKAVDDLHLNGIAVFTSEMRADKNVYDLDFTVPCCVIMGDEGRGVQPYLAKAADAFFKIPMAAKFDSLNVSVATGMILYEGMKQRIHAS encoded by the coding sequence ATGGCTATTAAAAAATCATCCATCATCATTGGTCGTCAGCCTCTGGTAGAAGCATTGCAATCCGGAAAAGCAATTGATAAAATTTTATTGCAAAAAAATGCGAACGGAGAAGTGGTTCAGCATATTAGGGCCCTGTCACGGGAGCATAATATTCCCATTCAGCTAGTACCGGTAGAAAAGCTAAACGGACTAACCAAAGCCAATCACCAAGGTGTAATCGCTTTTGTTGCGCTGGTCCAATATCTGGATTTGCAACAAGTAATTGATCACGTGGTATCCAACGGGGATGTGCCCTTGTTTTTAATGCTGGATGGAGTTACAGACGTTCGTAATATTGGCGCTATAGCCAGAACAGCAGTATGCTGTGGTGCTCAAGCCATTATCATTCCTGATAAAGGTGTTGGGGCTTTAAATGAAGAAGCCATGAAAAGTAGTGCCGGGGCATTGGAGAAAATTCATATATGCAGAGTCAATAGTTTACTGAAAGCAGTTGATGATTTGCATCTGAATGGAATTGCTGTTTTCACGAGTGAAATGAGAGCCGATAAAAATGTATATGATCTTGATTTTACTGTTCCCTGTTGCGTAATAATGGGGGATGAGGGTAGAGGAGTACAACCGTATCTGGCAAAAGCTGCAGATGCTTTTTTTAAAATTCCAATGGCAGCTAAATTTGATTCCCTCAATGTGTCTGTAGCAACAGGTATGATTTTATATGAAGGCATGAAACAACGTATACATGCTTCCTGA
- a CDS encoding hydroxymethylglutaryl-CoA lyase, whose protein sequence is MSDNKFTLVECPRDAMQGWKNFISTTDKINYLNALLSVGFDVLDCGSFVSAKAIPQMADTAEVIANLDIQDSKTKLLVIVANERGAEEAVKFDSISFLGFPFSISPSFQMRNTNSSLEESFERVKFIQALCEQHGKQLVIYLSMGFGNPYGDTYGEDILLHWANQMTALGIRIISLADTVGLATPAQISSALQSLIPVYPEVEFGVHLHADSLNWKPKLEAALAAGCQRFDSAIKGIGGCPMAQDELVGNMDTENMIGYFQEKNIPTSIDIIRLQDCSKMAVQIFQ, encoded by the coding sequence ATGAGCGATAATAAATTTACATTGGTTGAATGTCCCAGAGATGCAATGCAGGGCTGGAAAAATTTTATTTCTACTACAGATAAAATCAACTATCTCAATGCCTTGCTAAGCGTTGGTTTTGATGTGCTGGATTGCGGTAGCTTTGTTTCAGCCAAAGCCATTCCTCAAATGGCCGACACAGCTGAAGTAATAGCTAACCTAGATATACAAGATTCAAAAACCAAGTTGTTGGTGATTGTTGCCAATGAGCGCGGTGCTGAAGAGGCTGTGAAGTTTGACTCAATTAGTTTCCTCGGCTTTCCTTTTTCCATTTCACCCAGTTTTCAAATGCGGAATACAAATAGTAGTCTTGAAGAAAGTTTTGAAAGGGTAAAGTTTATTCAGGCCCTGTGTGAGCAACATGGGAAGCAACTGGTTATTTATTTGAGTATGGGCTTTGGAAATCCTTATGGAGATACTTACGGAGAAGATATTTTATTACATTGGGCCAATCAAATGACTGCATTGGGAATCAGAATAATTTCACTTGCAGACACAGTGGGTTTGGCAACACCCGCCCAAATCAGCAGTGCTCTGCAAAGTCTTATTCCTGTTTACCCTGAGGTAGAATTCGGGGTACATCTGCATGCTGATTCGTTGAACTGGAAACCAAAGCTGGAAGCGGCATTAGCCGCAGGCTGCCAAAGGTTCGACAGTGCAATAAAAGGTATTGGGGGATGTCCAATGGCTCAGGACGAGCTGGTTGGTAATATGGATACAGAAAATATGATTGGATACTTCCAAGAGAAAAATATTCCTACTTCAATTGATATCATACGCCTGCAGGATTGCAGTAAAATGGCAGTTCAAATTTTTCAATAA
- a CDS encoding GSCFA domain-containing protein, which yields MKFHYDFPIKKMDSPIAHHHRILMMGSCFTENIGQYLRNHSFQILENPNGILFNPASVADAILSYINKDEVKEEDLFQLNETWHSWKFHSRYSGVSKEEALEKMNRNIAEAHQFLKTASYIIVTLGSAWVYELTDAANGKLGTMVANNHKAPASWFHRRLLSAEAVKSMLLPIITALRQFNPILQIVFTISPVRHLREGVIENNRSKAVLIQSVHDLTNEYEHLYYFPSYELVIDDLRDYRFYAEDLVHPNYQATQYVWEKFVDACIDDSSAQLFKTIREIKLAYQHKPFNASTQQHQQFLQKYATVTQRLSEQYPYLQLQTELDYFRTGIRSREQAD from the coding sequence ATGAAATTTCATTATGATTTTCCAATAAAAAAAATGGATTCCCCCATTGCTCATCATCATCGGATTTTAATGATGGGGTCTTGTTTTACGGAGAATATAGGTCAATATTTAAGAAATCATTCATTTCAGATTCTTGAAAATCCCAATGGGATTTTATTTAATCCGGCCAGTGTTGCTGACGCTATCCTTTCTTACATAAATAAGGATGAAGTAAAAGAAGAAGATTTGTTTCAATTAAATGAAACATGGCATAGCTGGAAATTTCATAGCCGTTATTCGGGTGTTTCAAAAGAAGAGGCGCTTGAAAAAATGAATCGCAATATAGCTGAAGCACATCAATTTTTAAAGACAGCCAGTTACATAATTGTAACATTGGGTTCTGCCTGGGTATATGAATTAACCGACGCGGCCAATGGAAAATTGGGAACTATGGTAGCCAACAATCATAAAGCACCTGCTTCTTGGTTTCATCGCCGTTTATTGTCTGCAGAAGCAGTTAAATCGATGCTACTGCCAATTATTACCGCATTGCGTCAATTCAATCCTATCCTACAAATAGTCTTTACTATTAGTCCAGTAAGACATTTGCGCGAAGGGGTGATTGAAAATAACCGTAGCAAGGCCGTTTTAATACAGTCTGTTCACGATCTGACAAATGAATATGAACACCTTTATTATTTTCCTTCGTATGAATTGGTAATTGATGATTTAAGGGATTATCGCTTTTATGCAGAGGATTTGGTACATCCCAATTATCAGGCTACCCAATATGTTTGGGAAAAATTTGTAGATGCCTGTATTGATGACTCCAGTGCCCAATTATTTAAAACCATACGTGAAATTAAATTGGCGTATCAGCATAAGCCTTTTAACGCTTCTACACAGCAACATCAGCAGTTTTTACAAAAATATGCAACTGTTACACAAAGGCTTTCAGAGCAATATCCTTATTTGCAGCTGCAGACTGAATTGGATTATTTCAGAACCGGTATCAGAAGTCGGGAACAGGCGGATTAG